In Molothrus ater isolate BHLD 08-10-18 breed brown headed cowbird chromosome 20, BPBGC_Mater_1.1, whole genome shotgun sequence, the following are encoded in one genomic region:
- the REXO4 gene encoding LOW QUALITY PROTEIN: RNA exonuclease 4 (The sequence of the model RefSeq protein was modified relative to this genomic sequence to represent the inferred CDS: inserted 1 base in 1 codon), with translation MAKQSPAEPQAAGPSGVARGKSKKKRKKRKALGEAATASKGPGMAAVGPPRNPQEFSSNWKALQELLKQKANNSKKPISTGQTDTKKKQPLKAAKSPEVPAVNGNGNVVKAKSTNKMDNGAAKACPPLAKPESKGVTANKNLNGTKSNGKGSKEKKENGIVVKEKDELKHKRRKAEEHVEQQPKEADIWFDDVDPKDIEAALGPEAAKIARRNLGLETEQCQSVEQVLVKEKAFDGLTRAVAMDCEMVGVGPKGEDSILARVSIVNQFGKCVYDKYVKPTEKVTDYRTAVSGIRPQNINSGEDFKTVQKEVAEILQGRILVGHALXNDLKVLLLDHPHKKIRDTQRYKPFKQRVESSRPSLKLLCEKLLNVQVQTAEHCSIQDAQAAMRLYTLEKKKWEAAVKNKANKKNCKT, from the exons ATGGCCAAGCAGAGCCCAGCGGAGCCGCAGGCGGCGGGGCCGAGCGGCGTGGCCCGCGGGAAGAgcaagaagaagaggaagaagaggaaggccCTCGGGGAAGCGGCGACCGCCTCCAAAGGCCCCGGCATGGCGGCTGTGGGTCCCCCCCGCAACCCGCAGGAGTTCTCCTCCAACTGGAAGGCGCTGCAGGAG CTGCTGAAACAAAAGGCAAATAACTCCAAGAAGCCCATCTCCACGGGTCAAACAGACACCAAAAAGAAGCAGCCACTCAAAGCAGCCAAAAGCCCAGAAGTCCCAGCAGtcaatgggaatgggaatgtggTAAAGGCCAAATCCACAAATAAAATGGACAATGGTGCTGCTAAAGCCTGTCCTCCTTTGGCCAAGCCAGAATCCAAGGGGGTTACAGCAAATAAGAACTTAAATGGCACCAAAAGCAAtgggaaaggcagcaaagaaaaaaaggaaaatggcaTTGTTGTGAAGGAGAAGGATGAGCTGAAACACAAGAGGAGGAAAGCTGAGGAACACGTGGAGCAGCAGCCCAAAGA GGCTGACATCTGGTTTGATGATGTTGATCCCAAAGATATTGAAGCAGCACTAGGACCTGAAGCAGCAAAAATTGCCAGAAGGAACCTGGGGCTTGAAACAGAGCAATGCCAGTCTGTGGAGCAGGTGCTGGTTAAGGAAAAGGCTTTTGATGG GCTGACCAGGGCCGTGGCCATGGACTGTGAGATGGTGGGGGTGGGCCCCAAGGGCGAGGACAGCATCCTGGCTCGGGTGTCCATCGTCAACCAGTTTGGCAAGTGTGTTTATGACAAGTATGTCAAGCCCACGGAGAAGGTGACAGACTACAGGACAGCTGTCAGTGGCATCCGGCCTCAGAACATAAACTCAG GTGAAGACTTTAAAACGGTTCAGAAGGAGGTGGCTGAGATCCTGCAGGGAAGGATTTTAGTTGGACACGCCC CGAATGACCTAAAG GTCCTACTTCTTGATCACCCTCACAAGAAGatcagggacacacagagatACAAACCTTTCAAACAGAGAGTTGAG AGTTCCAGGCCATCCCTGAAGCTgctctgtgagaagctgctcaATGTCCAGGTGCAGACAGCAGAGCACTGCTCG ATCCAGGATGCACAAGCAGCTATGAGACTTTACactctggagaaaaagaagtgGGAAGCTGCTGTTAAGAACAAAGCTAACAAGAAAAATTGTAAAACTTAA